CCCGCGCGACTCGAAGCCGGAAACGAAGACGGGTTGGCGCGGCGGCAAGGGACCTTCGGGGTGGTCGATGTCCGCGTCCGGGCTCGCCGCCGTCTGGGCGGAAGAGAATTCGCGCGACGAGATCCTCGATGCGTTCCGGCGACGTGAGGTCTACGCGACCACCGGCCCACGAATGGCCGTGCGCGTCTTCGCCGGGTGGGACTTCGATGAGTCGGACCTGGCGAGCAAGGACCTCGCCGACGTCGGCTACGCGCGCGGCGTTCCCATGGGCGGAGAGCTGACCCGCCAGGGTGACGGCGGCGCTCCGCGCTTCCTGATTCAGGCCCTGAAAGACCCCAAGAGCGGAAACCTCGATCGCATCCAGGTGATCAAGGGATGGCTCGACGAGGATGGCTCCCCCCAGGAACGCATCTACGACGTGGCGGGCGCAGGGGAACGCACGCGCGACGCGGCCGGCAAGCTCTCACTCATCGGCAACACCGTCGACCTCACGACGGCGCGCTACACCAACGACATCGGCGCCGCGGACCTGACCGCCGCGTGGGAAGACCCCGACTTCGACGGTGACCAGTCCGCGTTCTACTACGTCCGCGTTCTGGAGATCCCCACGCCGCGGCACTCCCTCATGGATGCGGTCGCGCTTGGAGTCGACCCGAGCGAGGTCGAGGGCGCATCCACGATTCAAGAACGCGCCTACACGTCCCCGATCTGGTACCGGCCGTAGGCGCAGGCAGCGGCGCTCTCGCTCGCGCGAGGAACCCCACCCAAGACGATCACCTCGACCTGCCGCCGACCCATCCGCGCTCGCTTCGTGGCTCGCCTTCAACTCGCGACCGCGCCGCCATGCCTCTCGGTGTGCGCCGGGTTTGCACCTCCTCCGAATCGAGTCCGCTATTCGTCGTCGACGACGCCAGGATCGCCGCAACCCATCTCGGGTCAGGCTCCTAGACGGATTCGGCGAGTCGCTGCGCGGCGCGCGCGTGGCGGATCGCGAGAGGCCCGATACGCTCCGCGACGAATTCGGAACTGCCCATCGCGCCGACGGCGAGGGCCGCCGCGTGCGCGGCAAGTTCTGCGACCATCATGGTGAGCTTCGTGCGCTCGGCTTCTTCGTCCGCAACGAGAACCTGGCTCGCCGAAAACTGCGCCTTCACATTCTCCATCTCGGCAACGTCGAGGTAGAGCCCCGCGTGAAAACCGAGTCCGGTACGCGCCTGCGTCGCATGCTCCTGATACTGGTCAAGGTCTTCAGCGTTCGGCCGACCCGATGCGACGCGCGCGTCGCGCGCGGCCCTGTACGCAGACTCCCCGCTTCGGTCCTTCTGCGAAAGCCAGCGTTCCGCCCAATCGTTCCACAGAGGCTCTGTGCACGCTTGACGTGCCGCCTCGATCGCACGGACAATTTCTTCTTCCAGCTCATGCATCGCTTTCATCCCTCACCTCAAGTCGTAGTCGAGAACACACCAACAATGGAAGGTGTAATCCAACCGAACAACGAGGATCCTTCGAACGACTGTCCACAAGCCCCGGTTCACTACAGAGAGTCGTGTGCGGTCTGCGCTGCGGGGGCCCGCGTGGGACGATCTCCTCCCCGAACCTTGACGAAGCCCCACAACTTCACG
The DNA window shown above is from Candidatus Binatia bacterium and carries:
- a CDS encoding DUF3604 domain-containing protein; the protein is GAQFVAIPHNSNISKGRMFPEKSLRGEPFTEESARTRAKWETVVEATQFKGDSEAHPDLSPNDEFADFELYPHYIQRDPPPYEASEGDYVRSALKRGLAIEEKIGFNPYQFGLIGSTDSHTGVASAEENNFWGKFPRDSKPETKTGWRGGKGPSGWSMSASGLAAVWAEENSRDEILDAFRRREVYATTGPRMAVRVFAGWDFDESDLASKDLADVGYARGVPMGGELTRQGDGGAPRFLIQALKDPKSGNLDRIQVIKGWLDEDGSPQERIYDVAGAGERTRDAAGKLSLIGNTVDLTTARYTNDIGAADLTAAWEDPDFDGDQSAFYYVRVLEIPTPRHSLMDAVALGVDPSEVEGASTIQERAYTSPIWYRP